CGGCTGCGCCGCCACGGCCGCTACCTGCGCGCGGGGGGAGCCGCCCGGCCGGGTCCAGCCGCCGTCGCCGCCACCGCCTCCCCGGAGCTGGAGCGTCTCCCCGGGGCGGTGAGTGAcagcgcggccgggcggggcttCCGCGGGGGCCCGGGACACGGCACCGCCCCCGGGAGGGGCTgcccccgccggcgcccgccgcctgcgccccgcccccggcacccACGGGCGGCCCCACTCGCGACACCCCCCGCCACCCGGGCCGCGCCCCCTTCCGTGCCGCCTAGGTTGCCCTTCCCCCCCCGCGGCACCCCACACACCCCCGggctcccctcccccacccaTGACACCCCCTCACCCGGGCTCCCTTCCACCCCCGCGGCACCACTCCCCCCCATCCACTCGTGGGACCAGCCGTGCCCCCCGCGCAGCTCCCCCTCCCCCGGGAGCTCCActcccggcggggcccggccgcccgtCCCCGAGCGGCACCCATCCCCCTTGGCCGCCACGCTCCCCCCGTTTTTTCTTCTCCCCGCGGGGAAggtgggggtgcggggctgggtcCTGCGGGACGCCCGCCCGCTCTCCgggaagggcagggcaggctCACGGCCGCCGGGAGGGGGCGGCCGAGGTGCGGGGAACCGGGCACGACGCCGGCCGCTGCCCTGTCCGGGAGGGCTGCGAGCCGCCGCGGGGTTGCGGGGAGCCTGTCGGCCGCCCGCGCACGGCACCCCGGGGAGAAACGGGAGCTTTTATTGAGAGGCGGCGAAACCGAGCCCGCCAGAGACCGCTAAcgcccgggacgggacgggccatGGCAGGAccctccccgcgcccgccggccGGTTCCTCCTGCCCAGCCGAAACGAGCCGAGCCGGCCGCCCTCCCGCAGCGGAGAGGGCCGGCGAGCATGGGGTCCGGGGGATGAGGGGGCGGGAAAGGGGCGCCCACGGCCGGACGGGCGAAGCAGCGGGCACGGGGCTGCcgctcgcccgcggcgtcgcagGAAGACGCGCCGGCTCGCCCAGCCACGGCACTCGCTGCCCGGGCAGAGCAGGGCCGGGCCGAGCAGGCTGCGCCGCTGGCCCGGGCACACcgcggggggaggaaggggggaacgGGAAGAGGGCGTGAGGATAGGAGCGCCGTGAGCGCGCGGCGCAGCACGCGCTCGGACCCCACCGCTGTCTCTTTAAAGCGAGCGACCCCTGCCGCGCCTGCGCGTCCTCCCCGCTTTACTGCGCCTGCGCGGCGCGCTCCGGCGGCTCTTCGGGCTCCTTTGTCCCTCGCTCGCCTCTCACCCAAGCGTTATGACCGAGGCGATGATTGGCAGTGCGCGCGGCGGGTTGCCGTCGCCGCGCAGCCAATCGCCTCCGAGCACGGGGGAGATGCTGGGGCAGCTAGCCCCACCCCGCCGCGGCCGGGTTGTGAGTGGCGGCGAGCGAGGCCAGTGGCGGCGCGGCGCTGGAGGCTGGGAGGCCAATGGGAGCGCGGGTGGCGGGCGCCAGGTTAGGCTGCGCGAGTTCCGGCCGCGCGCTCGCTCCTCTCCGGGCTGCTGTGGGGCGAAGAGGGTGCGATCCGCCTCGGCGCCGGTGTCCGCCGCCAGGTGAGGCCGCGACGGCGGCAGGACCGCGGcccggctccgctccgccgcgggGTGGGTGCTCACGGGCGGCCGTCGCCGCTAGGGTCCCTGCCGGGCCGGCCGCGGCCtgcgcggcccgccccgccccgccgctgcacGCGGCCGCTttggcgggcgggcggggccgggggcggtggcgggAGCCGCCtaggggccgggggccgcgggccgggctCTGGGCCGCAGCCGACCGGGCGCGTCTGCTTCTAGGTGGGGAAGATGCAGGGCAACAAGGGCTTCAACATGGAGAAGCAGAACCACGCTCCGCGGAAGCAGCACCAACACCCGCAGCACCCGCCGCCGGCTGTCCCCGCCAACGGGCAGCAGGCCAACAGCCAGAGTGAGTCCCGGGCCCGGCTCGGGGGGCAGCGGGtcccggcagcgcccggcgcgCACCGCCGcgacggggccgggcgggagcgggcagAAACAGTGGAAGTTCCGGTCGGGCAGCAACCCGCCGCTGGCCTGCAGCCCTCGGGGTCTCCCGTTGATGGGGTcggtggtttgggttgggttgCAGCTGGgttgctttttgggttttttgctcgGTCTCCTGAGGCGCGTGCAGCTCTCACAGGTTTGCCTAGGATTTTTGTGCAAGTTTCTGGTGTTCCCGAAGCTGGGCGGTGATGTGGGGGttcatggttttgtttgttgttgttttttttgtcgCAAATTCACAAGTAAAGCTCACTTAAAGTGTTTGGAAGTCGCTGAGCCTTTAACAGTGTTTCTGTAAACCTTGCAAATGTGAGGTGGCCTGTTTTCCTTTGgtgctgtttccctctgtttccttttttttcccagccgTAACAGATGGGCTCTCAAGACAGGTTTCCTTCAGTACTAGTGAAAGAAACTTGCTATCTGTAAAGGTACAGTTGTAGTAAGAGTGTTGTTACAGCAATCTGCAGTCACCCTTTAGGACTAAATTTTTATGTGGGAGGGACTAGGAGATACCCAGCTTTGCTTGATAATGTTTCAGCGTTCAAGTACCAGCTGATATGGGTTTGTTCTTGGTCAGTGTGGACTGTAGCTCTGTTACCTGGAATACAGAGGGGGTGCTTGTGAGCTGAGACAATACACTTTAACGGCTTTTGAGGCCTTAACTGATCTAACTTGATAGTTTAGGATTATGGCGGCAGCAGGAGGAAGTGCTTTAGTTACATCAGATATTTTctaactgcttttttttaaaaaaaaaaagtttggacaCTGTTCAAAACAAAAGCTTACAGAAGTCATGTGTACTTTGCATgattcctctgtttttttctgtcaaagTTGCCAGTTTaactgtatacacacacacagagatactgGGCTAGTAAAAAAATATCCTGGGTATTTTTGTTAGGTGTCCCTATTAAACAGCGTCTTTTATCAGTTCATAGAAGATAATAGACACGGGTAGCAGACCAGTCTGTTTCCAGTCAGTTAGAAACAATACAACACAACAACTGTATTGTGGTGTTCTCACAGGGATCAGCTTATAGGGAGTGACTCTATCTCAGATTCCTTTGAGTGGATCTACTTAAGGCAGAACAGTGATAGTGGTGTAACTCTGCTAGTCTCTCATTCACAGGCCTTGCAATTGATCCCCATATACTTCTGATAATGATGTGAAGAAattcacaaaacaaaatgctTCGCTTATACACCCTTGCTTTGTGAAGTGGATAACTTTCACTACTCTTCTGTAGATACACTGTATGTTTTGCATGCATTGTCTTTGCATGTATAGCCTTTCCTGGTTAGTGCCATGCTTTGTAGCCTGAATCAGGCCACTCATGTTCGTAGTTTATTTTGTGCGTGTGGCCATGAGGTGTATTCTCTGCAAAGCAAAGGAATTGCTTTTGATGCCTTGCTGTCCTGTGTGGGGACGTTCTATACAAATTTAAGAAAATGGGGTGCAAGAAGTAAAGTGATAATAAAGCCACCCCTGTGTCTGGCGTATAGCAGAGCTTCTGGAATTGTGCTGGACTCTTCCTGAATGAAGGGTTAAAGACTGTAAATGCGTGTAGGGATTTGAGAATGGTCCTACAATCTGTCCTTTTTATTAGTGTTAGATGTGGCATTACTTACtgaatatagatttttgtaatgaactttgtattttttctgaggTCTCACCTATATGGCGGTTTTTTAGGGTGTGTTTTTCACTATTTTCACCATTCCAGCCTTCTCTTCAGCTTGAAACCTGAGACTCTAGAACCCAAATCCCATCTTATAGAATGACAGCTATCTCAAAATTTATCTGTCTGGGCAAAATTTCCTCCCGTTTACATGTTTTTGTAGACAtctggggttggggttttttgagtaAAAATCTGGTTGCTGGCCAAACTGTggattttgtaatttttgtaatGTAATTATTCAGGTTGTGATAGCAAAATCCTGTACTGTGACTACAGCTGATTTTGTTGCAGGCCAATTATTTTGATCAGATCTCCAAAAGTTGAGTGAAATCTCTCACGTTATTTCAAGCTGCAGTGTTgttcttttctgcatttctagACTATCTTTCACTGGTGTTAATGAGCACTGAGGTCCAAGCAtgcatgttttttaaagcatatgggcctattctgaaaaaaaatccccttgTTGCTGTAGAGATGGCTGGAGAGGTTTGAGACCAGAGTGCATGGCTGCTGTTACCTATATTGTCCTGTATCTGTGTGTTCACTGTGATGAAACCTAATAGAGTTTATCCCCCCAACTGTAGAGCAGCAGCTGTGTACCTTATTCCCCTCAGATGAAGGCCTGACTATTGACCTGAAGAATTTCCGGAAACCTGGTGAAAAGACCTTCACCCAAAGAAGCCGCCTGTTTGTGGGGAATCTGCCCCCAGATATTACAGAGGAAGAGATGAGAAAGTTATTTGAGAAGTATGGCAAGGCAGGTGAAGTCTTCATACACAAGGACAAAGGCTTTGGCTTTATCAGGCTGGTGAGTGAATTGCTACCTTTGGGGTGTTTTTGTGGCAATGACTCGCACTGGAGGAGTGTTGCTAATTGGAAGCAGTAGATGTTCAGGTATCTTGCTAATTAAGCCTGATGTTGATTTTAGTAATGTGGAATGTAGGATCAGCTTCTACAAGTGATTTGTCTAGAGCTTATTAGGAGAGAAGGAATGTGAATTCAGGCAGCTTGTGGCAGCATTTATGAGATACCTGATAAAAGTTATTctaaatggctgaatggcagaactcagaggattgtcatcagcggcgctgagtctagttggaggccggtaacaagtggtgtcccccaggggtcagtactgggcccagtcttgtttaacttcttcatcaacgacctggatgaagagttagaatgtaccctcagcaagtttgctgatgacaccaaactgggaggtgtggtagatacagcagaaggctgtgctgccattcagcatgacctggacaggctggaaagctgggcagagaggaacctgatgaggttcaacaaagccaaatgcatggtcctgcacctgggaaggaacaaccctatgcaccagtacaggcttggggtggacctgctggagagcagctctgtggagagggacctgtgtgtcctggtggacgacaggttgaccatgagccagcagtgtgccctggctgccaagaaagccaatgggatcctggggtgcatcaagaagagtgtggccagcaggacaagggaggttctccttcccctctacactgccctggtgaggcctcatctggagtactgtgtccagttctgggctccccagttcaagaaagatgaagagctactggagagagtccagcggagggctacgaggatgatgaggggactggaacatctcccctgtgaggagaggctgagggagctgggcttgttcagcctgaagaagagaaggctgtgaggggacctaataaatgcttataaatatctgaagggtgggtgtcaggaggatggggccaagctcttttcagtggtgcccagtgacaggacaaggggcaatgggcacaaactgaggcacaggaagttctgtctgaacatgaggaagaacttcttccctctgagggtgatggagcactggaacaggctgcccagggaggttgtggagtctccttctctggagatattcaagacctgcctggacgtggtcctgtgcagcctgctgtaggtgaccctgcttcggcaggagggttggactagatgacccacagaggtcccttccaacccctaccattctgtgattctgtgtaaagtcAGCTGATAGAAGGAAAACATGAACATGATGCTATTACAGATGAGGTGGACTTCGTTTTCTGGAAGGGGGTGAACATGGGATTTCTATGAACATAGGTTGTCATGCAGTATTACTAGAATGATTAATACTCATGAGGTAGGGAATCTATAGGTGATCACGGTGAAGTGGGGCTAGGAGGGAGGTACCTACCAAAATAAAGTAATGGTTCTCAGACTTTATTGGCTCGTGTACTACCTTTCTGAAAGCCATAAGGTGAGTCAGTGGATGGAGCATGAGGTTCCCATGCCAAAGTCTGGGGCGCTTTGCCATAGTGTAGCTGTTTGGTAGTGACATAAATTAGTGGAAGGTGTGAAACTAGCATAGCATGTCTTTCATGGACTGTCATAAAATCAGCTTTTACAATCACTTGTACAGTTATCAGGCTTGGCTAATAGTTGAAtcgatttttttaaatttttttttttttaaacgcacGCTTTTTATCCTTAATATAATTGTGTCTGATAGATAATGGTCATTTAATTGTTTGCTTAGTTCATACTGGCTGTTGGATTAAGCTTATGTctgatgcctttttttcccccaaaactctGTATGTGCCTGTTGAGCTACAGTCATTGATAACAGAGAATAGCTACGGTTTGTTAGGACACTTTTTACTGTGCTATGGGAGgattatttcttcctctctgtgaAGTACTTGTTATGGGGAAATAGTTTGTTACTCTGTTGTGACTGTGACTGGCTAATTCTGTACTGCATTGAGACTTTTAATAATAACTTTTTTTATCTTCAGGAAACTCGCACTCTGGCAGAAATTGCAAAGGTGGAACTAGACAACATGCCTCTACGTGGGAAGCAGCTAAGAGTGCGTTTTGCATGCCACAGCGCATCGCTGACAGTCAGGAacctgcctcagtttgtgtccaatGAGCTCCTGGAGGAAGCCTTCTCGGTGTTTGGCCAGGTGGAAAGGGCTGTGGTTATTGTGGATGACAGAGGACGATCCTCTGGGAAAGGCATTGTGGAGTTCTCAGGGAAGCCTGCTGCTAGGAAAGCCCTGGATAGATGTAGTGATGGGTCTTTCCTGCTAACTACGTAAGTGTTGAGGGCAAGAAGTGCTATACTGGCATGCGTGCAAGTTGATGGGTGGCACTGAGCTGTGAGCAATGTTTCTTAACACCAGAGTGGGACAGATGAGCTATGGGGCAGGTGGTGGTAGGTGATTTGCTTGGGGAGAGCTTTACTTAGCTTTGTTCCAACAAGAGTGAGTCTGTGCTGAGACTCAGGTCTGAAAACTTTCTTCTGGGAAGCTGCTAGTGGGGTAAGTGCATAAAACTTCCTGATATGTTCCTTGTTGATAAAGCCTTCTTAGGGCACTTAAAGCAGCCTTTAAGAAGCAGGGGCTATTTCAGAGACCATCCATGTCATTTGTTGGAAACAAAGCTCAAGTGTGTTAATTGTGCACTCTGGGTCACTTCAGAGGCGAGTCTTGGGATGGGACTCCACTCAGCAGCATGCGCTGCTGGAGTGGAATGCTGATCCACCACTGTGGCCGTGGGATCTGTTGGAGAAGCCGGTCAGATAGGTTGGACTGTTTGGAGTTTTCATTGTAACAAACTTTTCCTTATGCTTGAGTATCATAAAGCAACAAAGCATGTTCTTGCATGATGGTGTGAACTTGCTCAAGTATATGACTAGTTCTAGATACATTCCACAGAGCATGGCTTGTTGTTCTAGCTATTAAGAGGGAGCTGTTTTTGATCtcttggaaataaaaattactgtgtaTTTTGCATGTATGTACCTAGAATTTGTGAATAGAATACTTCCTGATATTGAGGCTATATTGCTAATCTCTAAAGCAATTTTACAAGTTTTGTGCCTCTCACTTCTGTCCTTTCTCTTGGGGGCCTGCATATGGCACAGCCATAGACAAGCGGATTCGGTTTCAAAAAgcaggtgttttgttttgggtttagtgTTTTTAGTATCTGTTTTTCTCCCTGAGACTCTTTGGGGATAACTGGCATAGTGTGTAGTGCTCTGCAGGAGGATTGCTGCTAGGGAGCTTTTGCTACTTCATAAGTCTGTATCCTCAAAGAACCATGAAGACAGATTTTCAAAAGTGGTCATGCAAAACTAATCACTACCAGTGCATAACTGAGAGCATCTGAGGGTAACATTCAGTCTTTTGGTAGCTATCAGTGTATTAGATTCTGATATCTAGGACAGCAAACCAGTATGTTGCTAATTTCTAGTTATGGTTTGGTTTTGACTAAGTTTGTTCTGGTTTGTCCTAGTTCATGACAGTAATAGCTAGATAAACTGGTTGGAATTAGTTCACATCGGAAAGTAAGACTATTAATAATGTGGTACGTTGCATCGGAAGTGAAAAGCTGCATTGTGGATCTTCAGCTGAGGAGAGAGATTTTAGCCTCTTATAGCCTACCTTGCTGCTGAAGTCTGGGCACCACTTGCCACTTAGCATAGCGTGATCATTTCAATTCCATTTCCCCAACTCTGGCAAACGGAGTTGAGCTAACGAGAAGCTGTGGTGCTGCTTTGTGCTGAGAATGAGCAGTGTCAGTGCTGTGATGAGGAGCTAATTCAGAGATTGGGGACACTTCTGTTAAATACTTTCTGCTGCACACAGAAACCAGGAGAACAGAAGCACACGTGCAGTGTCTGTTGTGAAGTGCACCAGTGGATTTCTTGGGGGTGAAATTCAGGCAGGGTCCAACAGGCACTTAAAGAGCACTGCTGCTTGGCAAGAACGGTATGCGGTCGTCTCACCAGGAGAGTATGACTGAAAGGTACAGCCAACAACCTCCAATGAGGAGCAGCGTAGTTACTCCTTGCTTTAGGCAGCTGTACAAAGGCACACAAGGACTTGTGCAGCCCGTGGTTGGCCGTGTACCGAGGGAGGAAAGGGACTACAAGACTTCATGCTGAGTAGATCCTACTTGAGGATGTCTGGTTCCAGTTAAGCTGTTAATTTGAATCAGTAACTGCAAGTACTTTTCTTTCAGGACAATTTTGGTTTGGATTCAACAAGAACTTTGATTAACAGTTCAGCTCCTTTtctagaaagaaaggaaaaaagtgctcAAAGTGATTTCTGGTTTCACTTCAGTTGAGATACCCAACTGCTCTGAATTTCTTTGAGCAGTGCTAAAAGCAGTAGTTTATAACTTCAGATACAGTACACGTGCTTACCTACACTGCAAGCTCATTCTTGAATTTTCTTGAAAGCACCTTATCTTTCTTTACAGATTCCCTCGGCCTGTCACTGTGGAGCCCATGGATCAGTATGATGATGAAGAGGGACTACCAGAGAAACTAGTAATCAAAAACCAGCAATATCACAAGTATGTGCCTGCCATGTGACAGGAGATGGGTCTGCCTGTGGACTGGGACATTGACTAGTGCCTCAGTCTTAGGAGGGTGGCTTGTCAGTGCTACTACAGGTCctccttttttctgtaaatgtgACCTGACTCTGGAAAGAGTTAGCTGAAAGAAAGCCATGGTTTTGGATCCATGCTGCTGGATAAGACTGGCAGCCTCCACATACTTTTCATAAGTACGCTTCAGTCGTTGgaataaaaaattgtttcagtttGAGATAACATGAGATCCCCTCGCTCAAATGAGAAGCTGAAGCAAAGACTTAAGTTACTTTGCTCTTAAGTATTATGGAAAGTCTGTAGAGGAAACAGGtttgaacagaaagagaaaatgtaagGAATGATGTGAATAGCATTAGGAGCTTGTAGTGCTATCCAGGTATAAGGCCATGGTCTTTGAAGGCTTTCCAAGGTAAGTAGGTATCATGTGATCCGAGCAGTGGGAATTAGTAAACCATGTGAGCTGATGGATTTTTCAGGTAAGGAAGATGAGAGCTTCAGGAGCTGGGAGGCTGCGTTAGGAGTAGTCATGTGCTCCAGGTGCAGGGGCTGCAGAGATTAGTGAAATAAACATGCACATTTTGGCAGTGTTTGTTTTGAGTGGATCTGTCCATAAGATGTGCAGCAGGAGAAGAGGCTGTTTCTTTGAAGAGTATTTCTAAATGTCTTTACCCAGGATCTTTTGGTGTCTTACGAAAGCAATGTCATTGCTTGTTATGGAGGAGGATGGGACACAGTTTCCGTGTAGAATGAGTCCTGCAGGAGGATTCTGCCCAAGTTTCACTTTTCAATAAGGTGATTCCAGAGGAGCAGACAAACTAGTATCTTGGGCATAGCTATTTGTGGGAAAATAGAAGA
The Opisthocomus hoazin isolate bOpiHoa1 chromosome 14, bOpiHoa1.hap1, whole genome shotgun sequence DNA segment above includes these coding regions:
- the NONO gene encoding non-POU domain-containing octamer-binding protein isoform X1; translation: MQGNKGFNMEKQNHAPRKQHQHPQHPPPAVPANGQQANSQKQQLCTLFPSDEGLTIDLKNFRKPGEKTFTQRSRLFVGNLPPDITEEEMRKLFEKYGKAGEVFIHKDKGFGFIRLETRTLAEIAKVELDNMPLRGKQLRVRFACHSASLTVRNLPQFVSNELLEEAFSVFGQVERAVVIVDDRGRSSGKGIVEFSGKPAARKALDRCSDGSFLLTTFPRPVTVEPMDQYDDEEGLPEKLVIKNQQYHKEREQPPRFAQPGSFEYEYAMRWKALIEMEKQQQEQVDRNIKEAREKLEMEMEAARHEHQVMLMRQDLMRRQEELRRMEELHNQEVQKRKQLELRQEEERRRREEEMRRQQEEMMRRQQEGFKGNFADAREPPDMRMGQMGMGGTIGMNNRGAMGGTNVPAAAPPATGPGAMIPDGAMGMTPPPPADRFGQGGAMEGLGAMGGNPPAFNRGNPGGDFGPNKRRRY
- the NONO gene encoding non-POU domain-containing octamer-binding protein isoform X2 yields the protein MQGNKGFNMEKQNHAPRKQHQHPQHPPPAVPANGQQANSQNEGLTIDLKNFRKPGEKTFTQRSRLFVGNLPPDITEEEMRKLFEKYGKAGEVFIHKDKGFGFIRLETRTLAEIAKVELDNMPLRGKQLRVRFACHSASLTVRNLPQFVSNELLEEAFSVFGQVERAVVIVDDRGRSSGKGIVEFSGKPAARKALDRCSDGSFLLTTFPRPVTVEPMDQYDDEEGLPEKLVIKNQQYHKEREQPPRFAQPGSFEYEYAMRWKALIEMEKQQQEQVDRNIKEAREKLEMEMEAARHEHQVMLMRQDLMRRQEELRRMEELHNQEVQKRKQLELRQEEERRRREEEMRRQQEEMMRRQQEGFKGNFADAREPPDMRMGQMGMGGTIGMNNRGAMGGTNVPAAAPPATGPGAMIPDGAMGMTPPPPADRFGQGGAMEGLGAMGGNPPAFNRGNPGGDFGPNKRRRY